In the Candidatus Binatia bacterium genome, one interval contains:
- a CDS encoding CDP-alcohol phosphatidyltransferase family protein — MPAPMITIATLLLLLPFAWLLVGLAVYPLLASGGRIAADEELSRRGNSAVLGATIRNAFAWTAGPAERFFVRAGISANALSVAGCVLCAVGGVAIGAGELLFGGLLVLESSLFDYLDGRIARAHGTSNPAGEFLDSTLDRYADAFCFGGAAFLLRANAWNLIAALVALAATAIVPYARAKSASLGRDLKTGTMQRAERVVLLSGAAIFSTPLDWLCPASMQDAHPTLAAMIWFLAISTAWTAIGRTRDGFGGLKGFQARPKPPVLDESDVSH, encoded by the coding sequence GTGCCCGCTCCCATGATCACGATCGCGACTCTGCTGCTGTTGCTGCCGTTTGCGTGGCTGCTGGTGGGTCTTGCCGTGTACCCGCTTCTCGCGTCGGGCGGTCGCATTGCGGCCGACGAAGAGCTTTCGCGCCGCGGCAACTCCGCGGTGCTCGGTGCGACCATCCGTAACGCGTTCGCATGGACGGCGGGGCCCGCCGAGCGTTTCTTCGTGCGCGCCGGGATCTCGGCCAACGCACTGTCGGTCGCGGGCTGCGTGCTGTGCGCCGTCGGTGGCGTCGCCATCGGCGCGGGCGAGCTGTTGTTCGGCGGGTTGCTCGTGCTCGAATCTTCGCTGTTCGATTATCTCGACGGCCGAATCGCGCGCGCACACGGCACTTCGAACCCCGCCGGCGAATTCCTCGACTCGACGCTGGACCGCTACGCGGACGCGTTCTGTTTCGGCGGCGCGGCGTTCCTGCTGCGCGCCAATGCGTGGAACCTGATTGCGGCGCTCGTCGCTCTCGCGGCGACGGCCATCGTGCCGTACGCGCGTGCGAAATCGGCTTCGCTCGGACGCGACCTGAAGACGGGGACCATGCAGAGGGCCGAGCGCGTGGTGCTGCTGAGCGGCGCTGCGATTTTCAGCACGCCGCTGGACTGGCTGTGCCCGGCGTCGATGCAAGACGCGCATCCGACGCTGGCGGCGATGATCTGGTTTCTCGCGATCTCGACGGCGTGGACGGCGATCGGAAGAACCAGGGATGGGTTCGGGGGGCTGAAGGGGTTTCAGGCGCGACCAAAACCGCCCGTCCTTGACGAATCCGATGTGTCACATTAA
- a CDS encoding type II toxin-antitoxin system VapC family toxin encodes MIAYADTGFLCSLYAPDGHSARAVARMKRQDLPLPFTWLHQLEFRNALRLRVFRREITPAERDASLNAMLADLAAGVLAAASPPLAELMTEAERLSALHSEKLGTRSLDVLHVACGLVLGLPQFLTFDKRQAALARTAGLQIPFR; translated from the coding sequence GTGATCGCCTATGCCGATACAGGATTCCTGTGCTCGCTGTATGCCCCGGACGGACACAGCGCCCGGGCGGTGGCACGAATGAAAAGGCAGGATCTTCCGCTGCCGTTCACCTGGCTTCACCAACTCGAGTTTCGAAACGCATTGCGCCTGCGCGTCTTTCGGCGGGAGATCACTCCCGCCGAGCGCGACGCCTCGCTCAATGCCATGCTGGCGGACCTGGCGGCAGGAGTTCTCGCGGCAGCTTCTCCGCCTCTGGCCGAATTGATGACCGAGGCAGAGCGACTGAGCGCGCTGCATTCCGAGAAACTCGGTACCCGCAGCCTCGACGTCCTGCACGTCGCGTGCGGGCTGGTGCTGGGGCTCCCGCAGTTCCTCACCTTCGACAAACGGCAAGCGGCGCTGGCCAGAACAGCCGGGTTGCAAATACCCTTTCGCTGA
- a CDS encoding DegQ family serine endoprotease, which yields MTLPNRSSLPSRRRSAGFLVAAAVGGLGGALLTLSLISPPAVPGDSAAGSLPRAAAALLQPNDAHAFYPAIDLADVAERVTASVVNISSTRTMKPEAGPGAGGDGGGEEGGGGGGSPFLDDPFFRKFFQLPPGQNIPQERREQSLGSGVIVDKNGIILTNNHVVEGADETKVTLADGREFDAELVGADPQSDVAVIRLKGSPSGLKAIPIGDSDKLRLADTVLAIGNPFGVGQTVTMGIVSATGRANLGIADYEDFIQTDAAINPGNSGGALVNINGELVGINTAIVSRTGGYQGIGFAIPSNMASSIMTSLVKTGKVERGWLGVAIQNLDRDLADAMGIDQAHGVLVADVTADGPAKKAGIERGDVILAIDGHDVKSTGELRNIVAAHPSGKSVDVTIVRDKKKKDIDVVLGSLPATKETAEAKPAKPSDEGLLGGIGVADLNAESRRKFQVPDKIDTGAVITQLNPRSPAARAGMQPGDVIIQIDQNPVADAKDFHKLAGKVGDKSALLLVARESGTIFVLVKK from the coding sequence ATGACCCTTCCGAATCGTTCTTCTCTGCCTTCGCGTCGCAGATCCGCCGGCTTTCTCGTGGCGGCCGCCGTCGGCGGCCTCGGCGGCGCGCTGCTGACGCTCAGCCTGATTTCTCCGCCGGCCGTGCCCGGCGATTCCGCTGCCGGATCCTTGCCGCGCGCTGCGGCTGCGCTCCTCCAGCCGAACGATGCGCATGCGTTCTATCCGGCCATCGACCTGGCCGACGTGGCCGAGAGAGTCACCGCCAGCGTCGTCAACATCTCGTCGACCCGCACGATGAAGCCGGAGGCCGGTCCCGGCGCCGGCGGAGACGGCGGTGGTGAAGAAGGAGGAGGAGGAGGAGGCTCGCCGTTCCTCGACGACCCGTTCTTCCGCAAGTTCTTCCAGCTTCCTCCGGGCCAGAACATTCCCCAGGAGCGGCGCGAGCAGAGCCTCGGATCCGGCGTCATCGTCGACAAGAACGGCATCATCCTGACGAACAACCACGTGGTCGAAGGTGCCGATGAGACCAAGGTCACGCTGGCCGACGGTCGCGAGTTCGACGCCGAGCTGGTGGGCGCCGATCCGCAGAGCGACGTCGCCGTGATCCGGCTGAAGGGCAGCCCGTCCGGCCTGAAGGCCATTCCGATCGGCGATTCCGACAAGCTTCGCCTGGCCGATACCGTCCTTGCGATCGGAAACCCGTTCGGCGTCGGCCAGACCGTGACGATGGGCATCGTTTCGGCCACCGGCCGCGCCAACCTCGGCATTGCCGACTACGAGGATTTCATCCAGACCGACGCGGCCATCAATCCCGGCAATTCCGGCGGCGCGCTCGTCAACATCAACGGCGAGCTGGTCGGCATCAATACCGCAATCGTGAGCCGTACCGGCGGCTACCAGGGAATCGGCTTCGCGATCCCGTCGAACATGGCCAGCAGCATCATGACGAGCCTCGTCAAGACCGGAAAGGTCGAGCGCGGCTGGCTAGGCGTGGCCATCCAGAACCTCGACCGCGACCTTGCCGACGCGATGGGCATCGACCAGGCCCACGGCGTGCTCGTCGCCGACGTCACTGCCGACGGCCCCGCGAAGAAGGCCGGCATCGAGCGCGGCGACGTGATCCTCGCGATCGACGGCCACGATGTGAAATCCACCGGCGAGTTGCGCAACATCGTCGCGGCGCATCCGTCCGGCAAGAGCGTCGACGTGACGATCGTGCGCGACAAGAAGAAGAAGGACATCGACGTGGTTCTCGGCTCGCTGCCGGCAACCAAGGAGACAGCCGAAGCCAAGCCGGCCAAGCCGTCCGACGAAGGCTTGCTCGGCGGAATCGGCGTCGCGGATCTGAACGCTGAGTCGCGCCGCAAGTTCCAGGTCCCCGACAAGATCGACACCGGCGCAGTGATCACGCAACTCAACCCGCGCAGTCCCGCCGCGCGCGCCGGCATGCAGCCGGGCGACGTGATCATCCAGATCGACCAGAACCCGGTCGCCGACGCGAAGGACTTCCACAAGCTCGCCGGCAAGGTCGGCGACAAGAGCGCGCTCTTGCTGGTGGCGAGGGAGAGCGGGACGATTTTCGTGCTGGTGAAGAAGTAG
- a CDS encoding TetR/AcrR family transcriptional regulator, which translates to MLRAALELFAERTYGAAPVPEIAARAHVGTGTVYRHFESKEALANAVFRRCKTAMHDGLKAALAGGGTEKDVFLRLWQSLAAMAAADPTALRFLELQHHEEYLDEASRALSDSVFATAEGFVRGGQVSGEVREGDPRILIGLVFGAFVGMFKESCQERFAFDDATIAFGGECAWQMIRR; encoded by the coding sequence GTGCTGCGCGCCGCCCTCGAGCTTTTCGCCGAGAGGACTTACGGCGCGGCGCCGGTTCCCGAGATCGCCGCCCGCGCCCATGTCGGCACCGGCACGGTCTACCGGCACTTCGAAAGCAAGGAGGCGCTGGCCAACGCCGTGTTCCGCCGCTGCAAGACGGCGATGCACGACGGCCTGAAGGCCGCACTGGCCGGAGGCGGGACCGAGAAAGACGTCTTCCTTCGCCTTTGGCAGAGCCTCGCGGCCATGGCCGCCGCCGACCCGACGGCGCTTCGTTTCCTCGAGCTGCAGCACCACGAAGAATATCTCGATGAAGCCAGCCGCGCGCTCTCCGATTCGGTGTTCGCTACCGCCGAGGGGTTCGTTCGCGGCGGACAGGTCTCAGGAGAAGTTCGCGAAGGCGATCCGCGCATCCTGATCGGCCTGGTCTTCGGCGCCTTCGTCGGCATGTTCAAGGAATCGTGCCAGGAGCGCTTCGCATTCGACGACGCGACGATCGCGTTCGGCGGCGAGTGCGCCTGGCAGATGATTCGACGCTGA
- a CDS encoding S-(hydroxymethyl)glutathione dehydrogenase/class III alcohol dehydrogenase yields MNVRAAVAQGPGRPLTIETVQLEGPRAGEVLVEIRASGVCHTDAYTLSGKDPEGLFPAILGHEGAGVVVEVGPGVTSLAAGDHVIPLYVPECRQCDYCTSGKTNLCQAIRETQGRGLMPDGTSRFSIDGKPLLHYMGTSTFSSHTVVPEIALAKIRKDAPFDKVCYIGCGVTTGIGAVINTAKVRPGDSVVVFGLGGIGLNVVQGARLAGAALIVGVDVNPSRRALAESFGITHFVNPNEVGGDLVAYLVSLTGGGADFSFECIGNVSVMRQALECCHKGWGTSVIIGVAGAGEEISTRPFQLVTGRVWKGTAFGGARGRTDVPRIVDWYMDGRIRIDDLITHTMPLAEINTAFDLMHRGESIRAVVTFP; encoded by the coding sequence ATGAACGTACGCGCTGCAGTGGCGCAGGGGCCGGGCCGGCCCCTGACGATCGAAACCGTCCAGCTCGAAGGGCCCCGCGCCGGCGAAGTCCTCGTCGAGATCCGCGCCAGTGGCGTCTGTCACACCGACGCGTACACGCTGTCGGGCAAGGACCCCGAAGGCCTGTTCCCTGCGATCCTGGGCCATGAAGGCGCCGGCGTCGTCGTCGAGGTTGGCCCCGGTGTCACGAGCCTCGCCGCGGGCGACCACGTGATTCCGTTGTACGTTCCCGAATGCCGCCAGTGCGATTACTGCACGAGCGGAAAAACCAACCTCTGCCAGGCCATTCGCGAGACCCAGGGTCGCGGGCTGATGCCCGACGGCACGAGCCGCTTCTCCATCGACGGCAAGCCGCTGCTCCACTACATGGGTACCTCGACGTTCTCGAGCCATACCGTGGTGCCGGAGATCGCTCTTGCGAAGATCCGCAAGGACGCACCGTTCGACAAGGTCTGCTACATCGGCTGCGGCGTCACGACCGGCATCGGCGCCGTGATCAACACCGCCAAAGTGCGGCCGGGCGACAGCGTCGTCGTGTTCGGGCTCGGTGGCATCGGCCTCAACGTCGTCCAGGGTGCACGCCTGGCCGGCGCCGCATTGATCGTCGGCGTCGACGTCAATCCGTCACGCCGCGCGCTGGCGGAAAGCTTCGGCATCACCCATTTCGTCAACCCGAACGAAGTCGGAGGCGATCTCGTCGCCTACCTCGTCAGCCTCACCGGCGGCGGAGCCGACTTCAGCTTCGAGTGCATCGGCAACGTCTCGGTGATGCGCCAGGCCCTCGAGTGCTGCCACAAGGGCTGGGGCACCAGTGTGATCATCGGCGTGGCCGGCGCCGGCGAAGAGATCTCGACCAGGCCCTTCCAGCTGGTGACCGGACGGGTGTGGAAAGGGACGGCGTTCGGCGGAGCCAGGGGGCGTACCGACGTTCCACGCATCGTCGACTGGTACATGGACGGCCGCATCCGGATCGACGATCTGATCACCCACACGATGCCGCTGGCGGAAATCAACACGGCCTTCGATTTGATGCACCGCGGCGAATCGATCCGGGCTGTCGTGACTTTCCCCTGA